CATGCTGGAACTGTGGTCGGGCGGGCGGTTGAAATCGACCCCGCATCGCGTGGTTAATCGATCCGGGCGTGAACGCTATTCCTTCCCTTATTTCGCCGTTCCGCGCCACGATGTGGTGGTTGCGCCACTGCTGCCTGCCCTGCCCGGCTTTGATCGCCCGAAGGTACATTGCGGACACTGGTCGGCGGAAATCTGGCGCACCAACTGGCCTGATGAAATGGCCACAGGTGAGACACCGGAACTGGGTACTCTGACAGACTAGGGTATAAAAATCGCTCGCCATGAACCGCTTGCATCGCCGGGCGTCATGGGCCAAGAACACGGCAATGCTGTGCAAACGAGGGATTGCGCCATGGCCTTGCCGGTGAAGGATCAGCTTAGATACTGGGGCATTGCCGCCGCTGTTTTCGTGCTGCTTTTGTACCTGTTGGGCGATGTCTTGCTGCCCTTTGTGATCGGTGGTGCGATTGCATATTTCCTTGATCCCGTTGCGGACCGCCTGGAAACACTCGGCCTTTCGCGCATGGCTGCGACCGGGATCATTACCGTTGTCGGCGTGTTTGGTTTTGTTTTGATGATTCTTATGGTTGTGCCCGCGTTGATCACACAGCTACTGGATCTGATTGATGTTTTGCCAAGCCTTTTTAAAGAACTGCGCGCCTTTATTGAGAAACAATTCCCGGCTTTGCTCGATCGCGAATCAAATACCCACCAGATGCTGGTGTCATTTGGCGAGACGCTGAAATCAAAAACCGGCGATGTGCTGCAAACCGTTCTGGCCTCATTGGGTTCAGCGATAAATGTTGTCGTCCTGTTGGTTATCGTACCGGTTGTCGCGGTTTATCTGCTGATGGATTGGGATCGCATGATCACCCGGATCGGAGAGCTCTTGCCCCGTGATCACGCCCCCACGATCAAACGACTTGCTGGTGAAATCGACGCCGTTCTTGCCTCATTCGTGCGTGGAATGGGTACCGTCTGCCTGATCCTCGGCACCTACTATGCTGTCGCATTGATGCTGGTCGGTCTGCAATTCGGCCTGATCGTCGGCTTCATTGCAGGGCTGGTAACCTTCATCCCCTATTTGGGCGCCCTGATCGGAGGCACCCTGGCCATAGGCCTGGCCCTGTTTCAGTTCTGGGGGGATTGGGCACATATCGGTTTGGTCGCCGGTATTTTTGCTATCGGACAGGTGACCGAGGGCAACTTCCTGACGCCCAAACTTGTCGGTAGTTCGGTGGGCCTGCACCCGGTCTGGCTGCTGCTGGCCTTGTCGGTCTTCGGCGCGCTGTTCGGCTTCGTCGGAATGCTGATCGCAGTACCTGTAGCGGCTGCCTTGGGTGTGCTGGCACGGTTTGCGACCGAGCAGTATCTGCACAGCCGCCTATATACCGGGCTTGAAGGGCTCAATCAGGAAGACGAATAAATGGCCATGCAGCTCAGCTTTGATCTGCCGTCCAAGACTGCCTTGGGCCGCGAAGACTTTTTCGTCTCGCCTGCTAATGCG
The Ruegeria sp. SCSIO 43209 genome window above contains:
- a CDS encoding AI-2E family transporter; this encodes MALPVKDQLRYWGIAAAVFVLLLYLLGDVLLPFVIGGAIAYFLDPVADRLETLGLSRMAATGIITVVGVFGFVLMILMVVPALITQLLDLIDVLPSLFKELRAFIEKQFPALLDRESNTHQMLVSFGETLKSKTGDVLQTVLASLGSAINVVVLLVIVPVVAVYLLMDWDRMITRIGELLPRDHAPTIKRLAGEIDAVLASFVRGMGTVCLILGTYYAVALMLVGLQFGLIVGFIAGLVTFIPYLGALIGGTLAIGLALFQFWGDWAHIGLVAGIFAIGQVTEGNFLTPKLVGSSVGLHPVWLLLALSVFGALFGFVGMLIAVPVAAALGVLARFATEQYLHSRLYTGLEGLNQEDE